From Candidatus Zixiibacteriota bacterium, the proteins below share one genomic window:
- a CDS encoding ABC transporter substrate-binding protein — MRGNLGPDRGPGIIAGAVFATALFAAGLAAAAAATVESVALLKGPERQKILVEGAKKEGKLTWYSTLIVDQVVRPLKAAFEKEYPFVQIEFFRGNTERVVQKAVSEYRARRYDVDIIDGTTSAAMANKAGIMQRFFSPYLDEYPPELRDPRGIWGATNLYFLTPGYNTRMVKPGELPKTWEDLLQPRWKGNMIWSTSRGSGAPMMIGNILLTLGPEAGKALLLKLAKQEIAKSTASNRQILDLVIAGEHPLALHIFNHHALISRKAGAPVDWHPIEPVTATFNSSGLAKNAPHPHAAMLFLDFIFSRRGQRVFQDADYLPAHPEIPAKQADLKPGGGRFKRATYIGPETQLEKGNEWIDFFQAHFLK, encoded by the coding sequence ATGAGAGGAAATCTTGGACCCGACAGGGGACCCGGTATTATCGCCGGCGCGGTTTTCGCGACGGCGCTTTTCGCCGCCGGCCTTGCCGCGGCCGCCGCGGCCACCGTGGAGAGCGTGGCTTTGCTCAAGGGACCGGAGCGCCAGAAGATTCTGGTGGAGGGAGCGAAAAAAGAAGGCAAGCTCACCTGGTACAGCACGCTGATCGTCGATCAGGTGGTGCGGCCGCTCAAGGCTGCTTTCGAGAAGGAGTACCCGTTCGTCCAGATCGAGTTTTTCCGCGGCAACACCGAGCGGGTCGTGCAAAAGGCGGTGTCCGAGTACCGCGCGCGGCGCTACGACGTCGACATCATCGACGGAACGACCTCCGCCGCCATGGCGAACAAGGCCGGCATCATGCAGCGTTTCTTCTCGCCGTATCTCGACGAGTATCCGCCCGAGCTCAGGGATCCCCGGGGCATCTGGGGCGCGACCAACCTCTATTTCCTCACACCCGGATACAACACCCGGATGGTGAAGCCGGGCGAGCTCCCGAAGACGTGGGAAGACCTGTTGCAGCCGCGGTGGAAGGGCAACATGATCTGGTCGACGAGCCGGGGCTCCGGCGCGCCGATGATGATCGGCAACATCCTACTCACGCTCGGGCCGGAGGCGGGCAAGGCCTTGCTGCTCAAGCTTGCGAAGCAGGAGATCGCTAAGAGCACGGCGAGCAACCGCCAGATCCTCGACCTCGTGATCGCCGGGGAGCACCCGCTGGCGCTCCACATCTTCAACCACCACGCATTGATCAGCCGGAAGGCGGGCGCGCCGGTCGACTGGCACCCCATCGAGCCCGTCACCGCCACGTTCAACAGCAGCGGCCTGGCGAAGAACGCCCCGCACCCGCACGCGGCGATGTTGTTTCTCGATTTCATCTTCTCCAGGCGCGGGCAGAGAGTGTTCCAGGACGCCGACTATCTGCCGGCGCATCCGGAGATACCGGCCAAGCAGGCGGACCTCAAGCCTGGCGGAGGACGCTTCAAGCGCGCCACCTACATCGGCCCCGAAACGCAGCTGGAAAAAGGCAACGAGTGGATCGACTTTTTCCAGGCGCACTTCCTCAAGTAG
- a CDS encoding tripartite tricarboxylate transporter substrate-binding protein: MRRRVLQLWALIGLSLAGHAFAQEPFYKGKTVRIIVGFSAGGGYDTYSRVLARHMGRHIPGNPAIAVENMPGAASLIAANHAYKVARPDGLTIGHFIGGLFLQALLGKPGIEFDARKFEYLGAPAQDNQMLAVSKRSGVTGVEQWMESKQVVKFGGVGAGSATDDITKIAKATLNLPIQLVSGYKGTADIRLAFNAGEVDGLTNSWESFKATWRREVESGEVRMILQAVARPNPEVGKVRRVVDYAKSELDRKVIQVGIHDYNPTARPYVLPPGTPKERVQLLRRAFMETMKDPEFLADAQKSKLDLSPLSGEELEKSVLGIVNAEPAVVARLKEILLK; encoded by the coding sequence ATGCGACGTCGAGTGTTGCAGCTCTGGGCTCTGATCGGCCTTTCTCTCGCCGGCCATGCGTTTGCGCAGGAACCGTTTTACAAGGGGAAGACCGTACGCATCATCGTCGGTTTCTCGGCCGGCGGCGGCTACGACACCTACTCGCGGGTGCTCGCACGCCACATGGGAAGGCACATTCCGGGAAACCCCGCGATCGCCGTCGAGAATATGCCGGGAGCCGCGAGCCTCATCGCCGCCAACCACGCTTACAAGGTCGCCCGTCCCGACGGGCTGACGATCGGTCATTTCATCGGCGGGCTGTTTCTCCAGGCGCTGCTCGGCAAGCCCGGAATCGAGTTCGACGCCCGCAAGTTCGAGTACCTCGGCGCCCCGGCCCAGGACAACCAGATGCTGGCCGTCTCGAAGAGAAGCGGCGTTACCGGGGTCGAGCAATGGATGGAGTCCAAGCAGGTAGTGAAGTTCGGCGGGGTGGGCGCCGGCTCCGCGACCGACGACATCACCAAGATCGCCAAGGCCACGCTCAACCTCCCGATTCAGCTCGTCTCGGGATACAAGGGCACCGCCGACATCCGCCTTGCCTTCAACGCCGGCGAGGTGGACGGGCTCACCAACTCGTGGGAGTCGTTCAAGGCGACGTGGCGGCGGGAGGTCGAGTCCGGCGAGGTGCGCATGATCCTCCAGGCGGTGGCAAGACCGAACCCCGAGGTGGGAAAGGTGCGGCGGGTCGTCGACTACGCGAAGAGCGAGCTCGACCGCAAGGTGATCCAGGTCGGAATCCATGACTACAACCCGACCGCGCGGCCTTACGTGCTGCCTCCGGGCACGCCCAAGGAGCGGGTGCAGCTCTTGCGGCGGGCTTTCATGGAGACTATGAAGGATCCCGAGTTTCTCGCCGACGCGCAGAAATCGAAGCTCGATCTCAGCCCGCTCAGCGGGGAAGAGCTCGAAAAAAGCGTACTCGGTATCGTCAACGCCGAGCCTGCCGTCGTGGCGCGCTTGAAGGAAATCCTCCTCAAGTAA
- a CDS encoding iron ABC transporter permease, with translation MASSRPAAPRLSFRTALARAAGGTDAERRVLVCVSLVTAYLVLPPLYSVVQTSLFTTTFSGEPDAFTFQYYRDLLAEPRLLKPLANTLAFSAGSALGATLLGGAVAWLATRTDAPLRGLGYFTAFASFGTPFILYTIGWLLLLGKAGPVNSWLKAMLGQTGPVVNVYSLGGMILVESLLWSPLVFLMLAASFRSMDPSLEEASAVCGAGLWVTLKRVSLRLMLPAFAAVLLLVFIRAFEAFEIPALIGLPGDIRVLTTSIFLDAQRMPPSYGSAGAFSVLLMLLVGLALYFYFRLTREASRFHTITGKAYRPRPIALGRWRYCAAGALLLYAALLLAAPFLVILWASLLPFYMQPSLEALSHLTLRNYRAALHFDKIALAVKNSLLLGVGSATVVMLLTSFASWFLARSRARGRWLLDLLTTLPLLFPGIVMGLAILRFYLVFPVPVYGTLWILLIAFVTRYIPYGVRYTHAGLLQLHRELEEAAYAAGASWVHCMRRITLPLLTPAFVGGWTFVFLISAKELSMSILLVSPQTPVVSVTIYELWENAQVGELAAFGVMWTTVLVSVALAYYAFARRTGIQLH, from the coding sequence ATGGCTTCGTCGCGACCGGCGGCACCCCGCCTCTCGTTTCGGACCGCTCTCGCGCGCGCAGCGGGCGGAACGGACGCCGAGCGAAGGGTCCTCGTCTGCGTTTCGCTCGTGACCGCCTATCTGGTGCTGCCGCCGCTGTATTCGGTGGTGCAGACCAGCCTCTTCACCACCACCTTCAGCGGCGAGCCGGACGCCTTCACGTTCCAGTACTACCGCGACCTGCTGGCGGAGCCCCGGCTTCTCAAGCCGCTCGCCAATACGCTCGCGTTTTCCGCCGGAAGCGCGCTCGGTGCCACCCTCCTCGGCGGCGCGGTGGCGTGGCTCGCGACGCGCACGGACGCGCCGCTGCGCGGCCTCGGTTACTTCACCGCCTTCGCCTCCTTCGGAACCCCGTTCATTCTCTACACGATCGGCTGGCTGTTGCTCCTGGGGAAAGCGGGGCCGGTGAATTCCTGGCTCAAGGCGATGCTCGGCCAGACGGGGCCGGTGGTGAACGTCTACTCCCTCGGCGGCATGATCCTCGTCGAGTCGCTGCTCTGGTCGCCGCTCGTGTTCCTGATGCTGGCCGCGTCGTTCCGCTCGATGGACCCCTCGCTCGAGGAAGCCTCCGCGGTGTGTGGCGCCGGGCTCTGGGTCACTCTCAAGCGCGTGTCGCTGCGCCTGATGCTGCCCGCGTTCGCGGCCGTATTGCTGCTCGTGTTCATCCGCGCCTTCGAGGCGTTCGAGATCCCGGCGCTGATCGGGCTTCCCGGCGACATCCGGGTCCTGACGACCTCGATCTTCCTCGATGCGCAGCGAATGCCGCCCAGCTACGGCAGCGCGGGAGCCTTTTCGGTGCTGCTCATGCTGCTGGTCGGCCTCGCGCTCTATTTCTATTTTCGCCTGACGCGCGAGGCGTCGCGCTTCCACACGATCACCGGCAAGGCCTACCGCCCGCGCCCGATCGCCCTCGGCCGCTGGCGCTACTGCGCCGCGGGCGCGCTGCTCCTCTACGCGGCCCTTCTCCTCGCCGCCCCGTTCCTCGTCATCCTCTGGGCCTCGCTGCTGCCGTTCTACATGCAGCCGTCGCTCGAGGCGCTCTCCCACCTGACGCTGCGCAACTACCGGGCCGCGCTTCACTTCGACAAGATCGCGCTGGCGGTCAAGAACAGCCTCCTTCTCGGCGTCGGCAGCGCTACGGTGGTGATGCTGCTGACCTCGTTCGCCTCGTGGTTCCTGGCGCGCAGCCGCGCGCGGGGCAGGTGGCTGCTCGACCTGCTGACGACCCTGCCGCTGCTTTTCCCCGGAATCGTCATGGGGCTGGCGATCCTGCGCTTCTACCTCGTGTTTCCGGTTCCCGTCTACGGCACCCTGTGGATCCTGCTGATCGCCTTTGTCACCCGCTACATCCCCTACGGCGTCCGCTACACCCACGCCGGGTTGCTGCAGCTGCACAGGGAGCTGGAGGAAGCGGCCTACGCCGCGGGCGCCTCCTGGGTGCACTGCATGCGGCGGATCACGCTGCCGCTGCTCACCCCGGCGTTCGTGGGAGGATGGACCTTCGTCTTTCTGATCTCCGCCAAGGAGCTTTCCATGTCGATCCTGCTCGTGAGCCCGCAGACGCCCGTGGTATCGGTGACGATCTACGAGCTGTGGGAGAACGCCCAGGTGGGCGAGCTGGCCGCGTTCGGCGTCATGTGGACCACCGTGCTGGTCTCCGTGGCGCTCGCTTACTACGCCTTTGCGCGGCGCACCGGCATCCAGCTGCATTGA